A segment of the Bacteroidia bacterium genome:
ATCACCGGTAACACCCGTAGTGATCGTATGCGTTCGCTGCTGAAACAGGAGCATTGAGCCTACCGTATGTTTCTCCATGGTAGCGGTTATTTCAACCATATCCAGCTCGGTTCCTTCTTCTTTAATTGCGACACTTACCTCTGTTGTACCTTTCTCTGTGACAACAACATTCGTCACCGTACTTGTTTTGTATCCGATAAATGAAACCACCAGTTCATAGGTTCCTGCGGGGACATCATAAAACCGGAAAATGCCCTGAACATCGGTAGTGGCTGCACGTTTAAGGTCTTTCAAATGTATACCCACCCCTGGAATTTCCTCTCCATTTGTTGCATCCGTTACCTTCCCTGAAATAATTCCTGCGAATAATACCGGCGCAGGAAACAGGAGAAAAAGAAGGGAGAGAGCATATGTTTTCATTCCATGGTTTTTTGCACCACAAATGACTGAAAACATCATTAGCGCTTGTTTAATCCGGGATTAATGATAGGTTACCCTGCTGTAAATTCGATGTAAACATCAAATGGTTAATACAGAGCTAACCATAGATTAATACGCTTTGAGGTTTCACCGGATACCTTTGCAACGAATCACTGATAATGCACAAATCATATAAAATTCTCATAGCGGACGACGAAGAAGACATTCTTGAATTCCTGTCTTATAATCTCCGGAAAGAAGGACATATACCGTTTATCGCTACTAACGGCCATGAGGCATTGAAAATAGCGCTGCGCGAACGTCCTGATCTGATCGTACTGGATATTATGATGCCAGGTATAGATGGTATTGAAACCTGTCAGCTCATGCGCGATCATTCCGAGTTGCAGAATACAATTATTGTTTTCCTGTCCGCAAAAAATGAAGACTATACACAAATCGCAGGGTTCGGAGCCGGGGCCGACGATTTTATACCCAAACCTGTGCGTCCGCGCCTCTTCATTACAAAGATCAATGCCCTCCTTAGGCGCAGTGGCCGTGAAAACGCTGCTTCAGGAACATTCCGTACATCCGAACTCTTTATTGACCGGGATCGTTTCCTGTTACAGGTACACGGCAGAACAATAGATTTACCTAAAAAGGAATTCGAACTTATCAGCCTTCTTACATCCAAGCCCGGAAAAGTATTTACAAGAGAAGAGATCCTGAATCTGGTTTGGGGCAGGGATATTGTTGTAGGAGGCCGGACAGTAGATGTACATATACGAAAGCTAAGAGAGAAACTGGGGATCGAAAGAATAAAGACGATTAAAGGGATAGGCTACAAGTTTGCAGACTGAAGATCTCACTGGGTCTCAGTGTTCGAACATGAACGTATTGGTCATCTCCTTCCCGATAAAGAAATCCACGATACCTGTAATAATTGAAGGCTTGACCGGTTTAGTCAGGTAATG
Coding sequences within it:
- a CDS encoding response regulator transcription factor — its product is MHKSYKILIADDEEDILEFLSYNLRKEGHIPFIATNGHEALKIALRERPDLIVLDIMMPGIDGIETCQLMRDHSELQNTIIVFLSAKNEDYTQIAGFGAGADDFIPKPVRPRLFITKINALLRRSGRENAASGTFRTSELFIDRDRFLLQVHGRTIDLPKKEFELISLLTSKPGKVFTREEILNLVWGRDIVVGGRTVDVHIRKLREKLGIERIKTIKGIGYKFAD